One Rhipicephalus microplus isolate Deutch F79 chromosome 4, USDA_Rmic, whole genome shotgun sequence genomic window carries:
- the LOC142813988 gene encoding uncharacterized protein LOC142813988 has translation MIADSDTLLPCQRKQWARNIKRGDKELTNDCVVCERHFEATFIQRTYRHVINGEVVEIPRDRPLLTEDAVPTIFPDAPKYLTKKTPTRRKERNLCEQGEPPTKKRRTTVKQQAPEESEQVIEAQHAAESEFTEAVHTDTIEVEPQSEVSAEYVCRNIELPNTSWNKLSFSTETRTVTFGLCELEGAELDHLLLPKLVKFEQAVEQVGTVSCSVFLRGKLHLKRNVSSPDEAQLALNSAHSLVLCAGCGMKPNTVGKYEYFAGLYFSPKCSLTCESKGPCMHCKYLRKLLQNQQSRQKHGVSVKRLVRHANTRRRLVAAQRKLLNVQRELDMMKSANEQIGDEALKERIKKLPQKQQVAIMACFSAAKRKSTCGMLYEKNWILECVLLRMRSPKLYEHLRKQKILVLPSRTCLQRYVRNFKSGFGFNDTVFKALSAKTESMDVCSGHGGIIFDELKLSEQFGVNQAGFVEGFVDLGSFTADEQRSTPADHGMVMLFQPFHGDWTQILEKAGLFVDFVSCDGATWNRSMWKSFGISDRMYQSSPAQCPRLNNL, from the exons ATGATTGCGGATAGCGACACACTATTACCATGCCAGCGAAAGCAG TGGGCCCGTAATATAAAACGGGGCGATAAGGAACTAACCAACGACTGCGTCGTTTGTGAACGTCACTTCGAGGCAACGTTTATACAGAGGACTTATCGTCATGTTATCAATGGTGAGGTGGTTGAAATTCCACGCGATCGGCCGCTGCTAACAGAGGACGCCGTTCCTACAATCTTCCCGGATGCGCCAAAATACCTCACAAAGAAAACGCCGACTAGAAGGAAGGAGAGAAACCTGTGTGAACAAGGTGAGCCCCCGACTAAAAAAAGAAGGACTACTGTAAAGCAGCAGGCGCCGGAAGAAAGTGAACAAGTAATAGAagcacaacatgctgcagaatcGGAGTTTACTGAAGCTGTACATACTGACACGATAGAAGTGGAGCCGCAGAGTGAAGTCAGTGCGGAATACGTGTGCCGGAACATCGAACTTCCTAACACAAGCTGGAACAAACTATCGTTTTCCACTGAAACAAGGACCGTCACTTTCGGCCTTTGCGAGTTAGAGGGTGCCGAGTTGGATCACCTACTGCTGCCGAAATTGGTGAAGTTCGAACAGGCCGTTGAGCAAGTAGGAACAGTCAGTTGTTCCGTTTTTCTTAGGGGCAAGCTGCACCTAAAACGCAATGTTTCCTCACCAGATGAAGCGCAGTTGGCGCTGAACAGCGCACATTCTCTGGTTTTATGTGCTGGCTGTGGTATGAAACCAAACACAGTAGGAAAATATGAGTATTTTGCCGGCTTGTACTTTTCGCCCAAGTGCAGCCTTACATGCGAAAGTAAGGGCCCTTGCATGCACTGCAAGTACCTACGAAAGCTCTTGCAAAATCAGCAATCACGACAGAAACACGGCGTTTCAGTTAAACGCCTTGTAAGGCACGCCAACACTCGCCGCCGTCTGGTAGCTGCTCAACGAAAGCTGCTGAACGTGCAGAGGGAACTCGACATGATGAAGTCTGCCAATGAGCAAATTGGAGATGAGGCACTGAAGGAACGCATTAAAAAGTTGCCTCAGAAACAACAGGTGGCAATTATGGCATGCTTCAGTGCAGCTAAAAGAAAATCGACATGTGGCATGCTGTATGAGAAGAATTGGATCCTAGAGTGCGTGCTGCTTCGCATGAGGAGTCCGAAGCTCTATGAGCACCTTCGGAAGCAGAAAATTCTTGTCCTGCCAAGCCGAACTTGTCTACAGCGTTATGTGCGCAATTTCAAAAGTGGCTTCGGATTTAATGACACTGTGTTTAAGGCACTTAGTGCGAAGACTGAAAGCATGGATGTCTGCAGCGGACATGGTGGCATCATTTTCGATGAACTGAAGCTGTCTGAGCAGTTTGGTGTCAACCAAGCAG gGTTTGTTGAAGGATTTGTTGACCTGGGCAGCTTTACAGCAGACGAGCAAAGATCCACGCCAGCAGACCATGGGATGGTGATGCTTTTTCAACCCTTTCATG GGGACTGGACACAGATACTAG AAAAAGCCGGTCTCTTCGTGGACTTCGTGTCGTGTGACGGGGCTACTTGGAATCGCAGCATGTGGAAGTCATTTGGAATCAGTG ATCGGATGTACCAGAGTTCTCCAGCTCAGTGTCCGCGACTGAACAACTTGTAA